In Bacillus sp. DX3.1, the following proteins share a genomic window:
- a CDS encoding CtsR family transcriptional regulator — protein sequence MRNISDIIEQYLKQVIDLSNNNVIEIKRNEIADRFDCVPSQINYVINTRFTLERGFLVESKRGGGGYIRIIKVKLHDDIDIIDQMLHMIERSIAQGNAESIVIRLVEEDIVTKSEAKLMLSVLDRSVLLMDLPFRDELRARILCAMLRTLKYK from the coding sequence ATGAGAAATATATCTGATATCATTGAGCAATATCTAAAGCAAGTTATTGACTTAAGCAATAATAATGTGATTGAAATTAAGAGAAATGAGATTGCCGATAGGTTTGATTGTGTGCCGTCTCAAATTAATTATGTAATCAATACCCGCTTTACGCTAGAAAGAGGATTTTTAGTTGAAAGCAAACGAGGTGGAGGAGGTTACATTCGCATTATCAAAGTCAAATTGCATGACGATATAGACATTATTGATCAAATGCTTCATATGATTGAGCGTAGTATTGCGCAAGGAAATGCAGAAAGTATTGTCATACGTTTAGTTGAAGAGGATATTGTGACAAAAAGCGAAGCAAAGCTTATGCTAAGCGTGTTAGATCGATCCGTATTATTAATGGATTTACCCTTTCGAGATGAACTTAGGGCTCGGATATTATGCGCAATGTTAAGAACGTTGAAATATAAATAA
- a CDS encoding UvrB/UvrC motif-containing protein codes for MICQNCNTRPAALHVTKVINEQKTEVHLCEQCAEQNGYTSFFQSPQSSYSFHDLLAGLLHGEQSMFEKQEDSFSDIKVLRCPTCNMTYQQFAKMGRFGCSSCYETFKDQLQPMLKRLHGGHTHHCGKIPQRTGGNIHLKKELDELKLKLKRCVQQEEFEEAAQVRDQIRGIENQLSEHREGE; via the coding sequence ATGATTTGTCAAAATTGTAATACAAGACCAGCAGCTTTACATGTTACAAAAGTAATAAATGAACAAAAGACGGAAGTTCATCTTTGTGAGCAATGTGCTGAACAAAATGGCTATACGTCTTTCTTTCAATCACCACAATCTAGTTATTCTTTTCATGACTTATTAGCTGGATTACTACACGGGGAACAATCGATGTTTGAAAAACAGGAAGATAGTTTTTCGGATATAAAGGTATTGCGATGTCCAACGTGTAATATGACATATCAACAATTTGCTAAAATGGGTCGCTTTGGTTGTTCTTCCTGTTATGAAACATTTAAGGATCAACTACAGCCTATGTTAAAACGTCTTCATGGTGGTCATACACATCATTGTGGAAAAATTCCACAGCGTACAGGAGGAAATATTCATCTAAAGAAAGAATTAGATGAACTAAAACTAAAATTAAAGCGATGTGTACAACAAGAAGAGTTTGAAGAAGCGGCTCAGGTCCGTGATCAAATTCGAGGCATTGAAAATCAGCTTAGTGAGCATAGAGAGGGGGAATAA
- a CDS encoding protein arginine kinase has protein sequence MSLDRIMNEAISPWMRGDGPDSDIVLSSRVRLARNLKDYHFPTMQTDKEAKQIIKMFQSKFANETSKSFGTFELLKMNELQPLQRRVLVEKHLISPNLAGTELGACLLSEGEQISVMLNEEDHVRIQCLFPGLQLSEALQSANQMDDWIEEAVEYAFDESIGYITSCPTNVGTGLRASVMIHLPALVLTKRINRIIQAIQQIGLVVRGIYGEGSEALGNIFQVSNQMTLGKSEEDIIEDLKSVVYQLIQQERAAREMVTKNSSIELEDRVYRSYGVLANSRLIQSAEAATCLSDIRLGIDLGYIKNVSRHILTELMVLTQPGILQQYAGGPLQPGERDYRRATLIRERLRIEQN, from the coding sequence ATGTCACTGGATCGAATTATGAATGAAGCAATTAGCCCATGGATGAGGGGAGATGGTCCTGATTCCGATATTGTTTTAAGTAGTCGTGTTCGTTTGGCTCGTAATTTAAAAGATTATCATTTCCCTACTATGCAAACTGATAAAGAAGCAAAGCAGATCATCAAGATGTTTCAATCGAAGTTTGCTAATGAAACATCGAAATCCTTCGGGACGTTCGAACTATTAAAAATGAATGAACTTCAGCCGCTTCAAAGAAGAGTTTTAGTAGAAAAACATTTAATTAGTCCCAATCTTGCTGGAACAGAATTGGGTGCTTGTCTATTATCAGAAGGCGAACAGATAAGTGTGATGCTTAATGAAGAAGATCATGTGCGAATTCAGTGTTTGTTCCCGGGGCTACAATTATCAGAAGCACTCCAAAGTGCAAATCAAATGGATGATTGGATTGAAGAAGCGGTTGAATATGCTTTTGATGAATCAATTGGTTACATTACAAGTTGTCCTACAAACGTTGGTACGGGATTACGAGCTTCTGTAATGATCCATTTACCAGCGCTTGTTTTGACGAAACGAATAAACCGTATCATACAAGCAATTCAACAAATAGGTTTAGTTGTAAGAGGAATTTATGGTGAAGGTAGCGAAGCCTTAGGTAATATATTTCAAGTTTCCAATCAAATGACATTAGGAAAGTCAGAAGAAGATATTATAGAAGACTTAAAGAGTGTTGTTTATCAGCTTATACAGCAAGAAAGAGCAGCGCGAGAGATGGTTACGAAAAATTCAAGTATTGAACTTGAAGATCGAGTATATCGTTCTTATGGTGTATTAGCCAATAGTCGTTTAATTCAATCTGCTGAGGCAGCTACTTGTCTATCGGATATACGACTTGGCATTGATCTTGGTTATATAAAAAATGTATCAAGGCATATTTTAACGGAGCTAATGGTACTTACTCAGCCAGGAATCTTGCAGCAATATGCCGGTGGTCCCCTACAGCCTGGGGAAAGAGATTATCGTAGAGCGACTTTAATCCGTGAAAGATTAAGAATTGAACAAAATTGA
- the clpC gene encoding ATP-dependent protease ATP-binding subunit ClpC yields MMFGRFTERAQKVLALSQEEAIRIGHNNIGTEHILLGLVREGEGIAAKALVALGLSPEKVQKEVEALIGRGTEMSQTVHYTPRAKKVIELSMDEARKLGHSYVGTEHILLGLIREGEGVAARVLNNLGVSLNKARQQVLQLLGSNEATSGHQGGASASANTPTLDSLARDLTVVAREGRLDPVIGRSKEIQRVIEVLSRRTKNNPVLIGEPGVGKTAIAEGLAQQIVNNEIPETLRDKRVMTLDMGTVVAGTKYRGEFEDRLKKVMDEIRQAGNIILFIDELHTLIGAGGAEGAIDASNILKPSLARGELQCIGATTLDEYRKYIEKDAALERRFQPIHVDEPSLEESVQILRGLRDRYEAHHRVSITDDAIEASVKLADRYITDRFLPDKAIDLIDEAASKVRLRSYTTPPNLKELEVKLEEIRKEKDAAVQSQEFEKAASLRDMEQRLREKLEETKRQWKEQQGKENSEVTVEDIANVVSTWTRIPVSKLAQTETNKLLNLESILHDRVIGQDEAVVAVAKAVRRARAGLKDPKRPIGSFIFLGPTGVGKTELARALAESMFGDEDAMIRIDMSEYMEKHSTSRLVGSPPGYVGYEEGGQLTEKVRRKPYSVVLLDEVEKAHPDVFNILLQVLEDGRLTDSKGRTVDFRNTIVIMTSNVGAEALKRNKHLGFNVQDESRDYSDMKGKVMDELKKAFRPEFLNRIDEIIVFHMLEKKHIQEIVILLVNQLVKRLKENEIDLELTSAAIEAIADKGFDREYGARPLRRAIQKHVEDRLSEELLKGAIEKGQKVVFDTEGESFVIRSAEKVK; encoded by the coding sequence ATGATGTTTGGAAGATTTACAGAACGAGCACAGAAGGTATTAGCTTTATCTCAAGAAGAGGCAATTCGCATTGGTCATAATAATATTGGAACAGAACATATTTTACTTGGGCTTGTACGCGAAGGTGAAGGAATTGCGGCTAAAGCATTAGTTGCTCTTGGGTTAAGTCCAGAAAAGGTGCAAAAAGAGGTAGAAGCATTAATCGGTCGTGGAACAGAAATGTCTCAAACGGTACATTACACACCTCGTGCAAAAAAAGTAATTGAGTTATCAATGGATGAGGCACGTAAACTTGGTCATTCTTATGTCGGAACGGAGCATATTCTACTTGGATTGATTCGTGAAGGTGAAGGAGTAGCGGCACGCGTTTTAAATAACTTAGGTGTAAGTTTAAATAAGGCAAGACAACAAGTACTGCAGCTTCTTGGAAGCAATGAGGCAACATCGGGTCATCAAGGCGGTGCTTCAGCAAGTGCGAATACACCAACACTTGATAGTTTAGCACGTGATTTAACAGTTGTTGCACGTGAAGGACGGTTAGATCCTGTTATTGGCCGCAGTAAAGAAATTCAACGTGTAATTGAAGTGCTAAGCCGTAGAACGAAAAATAACCCAGTGCTAATCGGGGAACCCGGCGTAGGTAAAACAGCAATTGCAGAAGGATTAGCACAACAAATTGTAAACAATGAAATTCCTGAAACTTTACGTGATAAGCGTGTTATGACATTAGATATGGGAACCGTTGTTGCTGGTACGAAATATCGTGGTGAATTTGAAGATCGCTTAAAGAAAGTAATGGATGAAATTCGCCAAGCGGGTAATATTATCTTATTTATCGATGAACTTCATACATTAATCGGTGCGGGTGGTGCAGAAGGTGCGATTGATGCATCTAATATTTTAAAACCATCTTTAGCGCGCGGGGAACTGCAATGTATTGGGGCGACAACGCTAGATGAATACCGTAAATATATTGAAAAAGATGCAGCATTAGAGCGACGGTTCCAACCGATTCATGTTGATGAACCAAGCTTAGAAGAATCTGTTCAAATTTTAAGAGGATTACGTGATCGTTACGAAGCGCATCACCGTGTTTCTATTACAGATGATGCAATTGAAGCGTCTGTAAAGCTTGCTGACCGTTATATTACAGATCGTTTCTTACCAGATAAGGCAATTGATTTAATCGATGAAGCTGCTTCCAAAGTACGCTTACGTTCTTATACAACACCACCAAATTTAAAAGAACTTGAAGTCAAACTTGAAGAAATTCGCAAAGAAAAGGATGCAGCTGTACAAAGTCAAGAATTTGAGAAGGCAGCTTCCTTACGTGATATGGAACAACGTTTACGTGAAAAATTAGAAGAAACAAAACGCCAATGGAAAGAGCAGCAAGGAAAAGAAAACTCGGAAGTGACAGTAGAAGATATTGCAAATGTCGTTTCTACATGGACGCGTATCCCTGTTTCTAAACTTGCACAAACAGAAACAAATAAATTGTTGAATCTAGAATCCATTTTACATGATCGTGTAATTGGTCAAGATGAAGCGGTTGTTGCGGTAGCAAAAGCAGTGCGCCGTGCGCGAGCTGGTCTGAAGGATCCAAAACGTCCGATTGGCTCATTTATTTTCTTAGGACCGACTGGTGTAGGTAAAACTGAGCTTGCACGTGCGTTAGCAGAATCTATGTTTGGTGATGAGGATGCAATGATCCGTATTGACATGTCTGAGTACATGGAGAAACATTCTACTTCTCGTTTAGTGGGATCTCCTCCAGGATATGTTGGATACGAAGAAGGTGGTCAACTGACAGAAAAAGTTCGTCGTAAACCATATTCTGTTGTTCTATTAGATGAAGTAGAGAAGGCACATCCAGATGTATTTAACATTTTACTGCAAGTGTTAGAGGATGGTCGTTTAACAGATTCTAAAGGACGTACAGTTGATTTCCGTAATACGATTGTAATTATGACATCTAACGTTGGCGCTGAGGCGTTAAAACGTAATAAACATCTTGGTTTTAATGTGCAAGATGAGAGCCGTGATTACTCAGATATGAAAGGAAAAGTAATGGATGAACTGAAAAAGGCATTTCGTCCAGAGTTCTTAAACCGTATCGATGAAATTATTGTCTTCCATATGCTTGAGAAAAAACATATTCAAGAAATTGTAATCCTTCTGGTTAATCAATTAGTGAAACGCTTAAAAGAAAACGAAATTGATTTAGAGTTAACAAGCGCGGCAATTGAAGCCATTGCTGATAAAGGATTTGACCGAGAGTACGGTGCTCGTCCACTCCGCCGAGCAATTCAAAAACATGTGGAGGATCGATTATCAGAAGAGCTTCTAAAAGGAGCGATTGAGAAAGGTCAAAAAGTTGTTTTTGATACTGAAGGAGAATCATTTGTCATTCGCAGTGCAGAAAAGGTAAAATAA
- the radA gene encoding DNA repair protein RadA yields MAKKKTKFICQECGYQSAKYMGKCPGCGQWNKLVEEIEPVVSSRRINYANAIQSEVTKPRRLTEVETKSEARIETKFQEFNRVLGGGIVDGSLVLIGGDPGIGKSTLLLQISSQLADSSYDVLYISGEESAKQIKIRADRLHVNGNNLFVVSETDLQRIATYIDEMNPSFVVIDSIQTIHLPEVTSAPGSVAQVRECTAELMKLAKTKGIPIFIVGHVTKEGAIAGPRMLEHMVDAVLYFEGDRHHTYRILRAVKNRFGSTNEMGIFEMKELGLSEVLNPSEIFLEERPVGVAGSTVVASMEGTRPVLVEIQALISPTSFGNPRRMATGIDHNRVSLIMAVLEKRAGLLLQNQDAYLKVAGGIKLDEPAVDLAVALSIASSFRDKPTAPGDAVIGEVGLTGEVRRVSRIEQRVQEAAKLGFQRVIIPRKNLGGWTIPDGIEVVGVSNIGEALRLILGG; encoded by the coding sequence ATGGCTAAAAAGAAAACGAAATTTATATGTCAAGAATGTGGGTATCAATCGGCGAAATATATGGGGAAGTGTCCCGGATGCGGGCAATGGAATAAGCTTGTTGAGGAGATAGAACCAGTTGTATCATCACGTCGTATTAACTATGCAAATGCGATTCAATCAGAAGTAACGAAGCCACGTCGTCTTACAGAAGTAGAAACGAAATCAGAAGCACGTATTGAAACGAAATTTCAAGAGTTTAATCGTGTACTTGGTGGAGGAATTGTAGATGGTTCCCTTGTACTTATTGGAGGAGACCCTGGGATTGGAAAATCAACATTATTACTACAAATATCATCGCAACTAGCAGACTCCTCCTATGATGTGTTGTATATATCTGGTGAAGAATCAGCAAAGCAAATTAAAATACGCGCAGATCGTCTGCACGTAAATGGAAATAATTTATTTGTTGTTTCGGAAACAGATTTACAGCGAATTGCAACATATATAGATGAAATGAACCCTTCATTTGTTGTCATTGATTCCATTCAAACGATTCATTTACCGGAAGTGACTTCGGCGCCAGGAAGCGTCGCGCAAGTACGTGAATGTACAGCAGAGTTGATGAAACTTGCAAAAACGAAAGGAATTCCTATTTTTATCGTGGGGCATGTAACGAAAGAAGGGGCGATTGCTGGACCTCGTATGTTAGAGCATATGGTGGATGCGGTTCTTTATTTTGAAGGAGATCGTCATCATACATATCGTATTTTACGAGCAGTAAAAAATCGTTTTGGTTCCACAAATGAAATGGGAATTTTTGAAATGAAGGAATTGGGTCTTTCGGAAGTGTTAAATCCTTCTGAAATATTTCTAGAGGAAAGACCTGTTGGGGTCGCCGGCTCTACAGTTGTTGCTTCTATGGAAGGAACAAGACCTGTGTTAGTAGAAATACAAGCATTAATCTCTCCTACTAGTTTTGGAAATCCGCGAAGAATGGCTACAGGAATCGATCATAATCGTGTATCACTTATTATGGCGGTATTAGAAAAAAGAGCGGGACTATTATTGCAAAATCAAGACGCCTATCTAAAGGTTGCTGGTGGAATAAAGTTAGATGAACCAGCCGTTGACTTAGCGGTTGCCTTAAGTATTGCATCTAGCTTTCGAGATAAACCAACTGCGCCGGGAGATGCTGTGATAGGAGAAGTTGGTTTAACAGGTGAAGTACGGAGGGTATCACGAATTGAACAACGGGTACAAGAAGCGGCTAAATTAGGATTTCAACGAGTTATTATCCCGCGCAAGAATTTGGGTGGCTGGACAATTCCAGATGGGATTGAAGTGGTCGGTGTGTCCAATATAGGAGAGGCGCTTCGTTTGATATTAGGAGGCTAG
- the disA gene encoding DNA integrity scanning diadenylate cyclase DisA → MEENKQRVKSMINILQLVAPGTPLREGIDNVLRAQTGGLIVLGYNEQIKSIVDGGFHINCAFSPASLYELAKMDGALILNETGSKILIANAQLVPDASIDSIETGMRHRTAERVAKQTASLVVAISQRRNVITLYQGSLRYTLKDIGVILTKANQAIQTLEKYKAVWNDGITNLGILEFEEVVTLSEVVHVLHSVEMVLRIKNEILSYIHELGTEGRLIRLQLTELLADLEAEAALLIKDYYQEKTQDHYQILKKLQELANAQLLEDSDLVKLLGYSGQTSLEESVTPRGYRIASKISRVPPLIIENLINRFKNLQGICRATISDLDDVEGIGEVRAKKIREGLKRIQEHLYMSRHN, encoded by the coding sequence ATGGAAGAAAACAAGCAACGAGTCAAAAGTATGATTAATATTTTACAGCTTGTTGCACCAGGGACACCGTTACGAGAAGGAATAGATAATGTACTTCGTGCGCAAACAGGTGGTTTAATTGTCCTTGGGTACAACGAGCAAATTAAAAGTATTGTCGATGGAGGATTTCACATTAATTGTGCATTCTCCCCTGCGAGCTTATATGAACTAGCAAAAATGGATGGAGCTCTTATTTTAAATGAGACGGGAAGTAAAATTTTAATCGCAAATGCACAGTTGGTTCCGGATGCATCTATTGATTCTATTGAAACAGGGATGCGTCATCGTACTGCAGAGCGAGTGGCAAAGCAAACGGCCAGTCTTGTTGTCGCTATTTCACAAAGGCGTAATGTCATTACGTTATATCAAGGAAGCTTACGTTATACATTAAAAGACATAGGTGTTATTTTGACAAAAGCAAATCAGGCGATTCAAACGTTAGAAAAATATAAAGCAGTATGGAATGATGGTATCACAAATTTGGGTATTCTAGAATTTGAAGAAGTCGTTACACTGTCTGAAGTTGTCCATGTTTTACACAGTGTTGAGATGGTGCTTCGTATTAAGAATGAAATCCTTAGCTATATTCATGAACTGGGGACAGAAGGTAGACTCATTCGGTTACAGCTTACCGAGCTCTTAGCAGATTTGGAAGCAGAGGCAGCGTTATTAATTAAAGATTATTACCAAGAAAAAACGCAAGACCACTATCAAATCCTAAAAAAATTACAAGAACTTGCGAATGCACAGCTATTAGAAGATAGTGATTTAGTCAAACTGCTTGGCTATTCTGGACAAACGAGTTTAGAGGAAAGTGTTACGCCAAGAGGGTACCGGATTGCGAGTAAAATTTCTAGAGTCCCACCTCTGATTATTGAAAATTTAATTAATCGATTTAAAAATCTGCAAGGGATTTGCCGTGCGACCATCAGTGATTTAGATGATGTAGAAGGAATTGGAGAAGTTCGAGCGAAAAAAATACGGGAAGGCTTAAAACGAATCCAAGAGCACCTATATATGAGTAGACACAATTAA
- a CDS encoding PIN/TRAM domain-containing protein produces MLRRIVQLFFLVIGGALGIFLIPKVINVLDIGAIPLLEGSYVRAIIGAIILFLTTFWLVDYIVQLIKHIEEALVKAPVTDVLFGTLGLISGLIVAYLILIPIREFTIPVISTVLQIFFTLLLGYLGFQVGFKKRNELLGLFTLPQRGGKKKNNNSENEDTEAEKSSSHWKILDTSVIIDGRIADICQTKFLEGTIVIPQFVLEELQHIADSSDALKRNRGRRGLDILNRIQKEMPIPVEIYEGDFEDIQEVDSKLVKLAKITGGTVVTNDFNLNKVSELQGVTVLNINDLANAIKPVVLPGEELSVYVVKDGKEQNQGVAYLDDGTMIVVEDGREYVGSQLAVLVTSVLQTSAGRMIFAKRKLLEKAL; encoded by the coding sequence ATGTTAAGACGGATCGTACAGCTCTTCTTTTTAGTAATTGGTGGAGCGTTAGGGATTTTTCTGATCCCAAAAGTTATTAATGTATTGGACATTGGTGCAATCCCTTTGCTTGAAGGTTCTTATGTTCGTGCAATTATTGGTGCAATTATTTTATTTTTAACAACATTTTGGCTTGTAGATTATATCGTTCAACTTATTAAACATATTGAGGAAGCCCTTGTAAAGGCTCCTGTAACAGATGTTTTATTTGGCACGCTAGGATTAATTTCAGGTCTTATTGTTGCATATTTAATTTTGATACCAATTCGTGAATTTACAATTCCAGTCATTAGCACCGTATTGCAAATCTTCTTTACACTTTTACTTGGCTATTTAGGATTCCAAGTAGGATTTAAAAAGAGAAATGAATTGCTAGGGTTATTTACATTACCACAGCGCGGAGGTAAGAAGAAGAATAATAATAGCGAAAATGAAGATACAGAAGCAGAAAAGTCTTCTTCACATTGGAAGATACTTGATACAAGTGTAATTATTGACGGACGTATTGCTGATATTTGCCAAACAAAGTTTTTAGAAGGAACAATTGTGATTCCTCAGTTTGTGCTAGAGGAGTTGCAACATATTGCTGATTCTTCCGATGCGTTAAAACGTAATCGTGGCCGAAGAGGATTAGATATACTAAATCGCATTCAAAAGGAAATGCCGATTCCAGTAGAGATTTATGAAGGTGATTTCGAAGACATTCAAGAAGTAGATAGTAAGCTTGTAAAATTAGCGAAAATAACGGGCGGTACTGTTGTAACGAATGATTTTAATTTAAATAAAGTTTCTGAACTACAAGGAGTAACCGTTTTAAATATCAATGATCTAGCCAATGCAATTAAGCCGGTTGTCCTTCCTGGTGAGGAATTAAGCGTGTATGTCGTAAAAGACGGAAAAGAGCAAAATCAAGGTGTTGCCTATTTAGATGACGGCACAATGATTGTCGTAGAAGATGGTAGAGAGTACGTTGGTTCACAACTTGCTGTACTTGTTACGAGTGTACTGCAAACATCGGCTGGTCGCATGATTTTTGCGAAACGTAAATTATTAGAAAAAGCATTGTAA
- the ispD gene encoding 2-C-methyl-D-erythritol 4-phosphate cytidylyltransferase — protein sequence MYTLIIPAAGQGKRMGAGKNKLFLLINEVPIIVHTLRAFEKDEACKNIIMAINEEERSYFSELIQTYRIQKSVQFIHGGAERQDSVYNALQHVEHVDYVLVHDGARPFVTSKMIHHVLEAAKQKGASICAVPVKDTVKKVEQNTVVETVERSQLRAVQTPQGFYVPLLLEAHKSAKQGCFFGTDDASLIERLGEKVGVVEGSYYNIKVTTPEDLLIAESFLRVQ from the coding sequence ATGTATACATTAATTATTCCAGCAGCAGGCCAAGGAAAACGAATGGGTGCTGGTAAAAATAAATTGTTTTTACTTATTAATGAAGTACCTATTATTGTGCATACATTACGTGCTTTTGAGAAAGATGAAGCATGTAAAAATATTATTATGGCGATTAATGAAGAAGAACGTTCTTATTTTTCCGAATTAATTCAGACATATCGTATTCAAAAGAGTGTTCAGTTTATTCATGGTGGAGCTGAAAGACAAGATAGCGTGTATAATGCGCTTCAACACGTAGAACATGTCGATTATGTCCTAGTACATGATGGGGCACGTCCATTTGTGACGAGCAAAATGATTCATCATGTATTGGAAGCAGCGAAGCAAAAGGGTGCCTCGATTTGTGCGGTACCTGTTAAAGACACGGTGAAAAAAGTAGAACAGAATACGGTGGTTGAAACAGTTGAACGTTCTCAGTTAAGAGCGGTACAAACACCCCAAGGATTTTATGTTCCGCTTTTATTGGAAGCACATAAGAGTGCGAAACAAGGATGCTTCTTTGGCACGGATGACGCGAGTCTAATAGAGCGGTTAGGTGAAAAAGTAGGTGTAGTAGAGGGGAGTTACTACAATATTAAGGTAACAACTCCTGAAGATTTATTGATTGCCGAAAGTTTTCTACGTGTTCAGTAG
- the ispF gene encoding 2-C-methyl-D-erythritol 2,4-cyclodiphosphate synthase produces the protein MFRIGQGFDVHEFAEERPLILGGITIPYEKGLLGHSDADVLLHTIADACLGAIAAGDIGKHFPDTDPAFKDADSAVLLQKVWEFVREQGYELGNLDCTIIAQKPKMAPYIESMRKRISELLETSIDNINVKATTTEKLGFTGREEGIASQAVVLLQKK, from the coding sequence ATGTTTCGAATTGGACAAGGTTTTGATGTACACGAATTTGCAGAAGAAAGACCATTAATTCTAGGTGGAATTACAATTCCATATGAAAAAGGATTGTTAGGTCACTCAGATGCGGATGTACTTTTACATACAATTGCTGATGCATGTCTAGGAGCAATTGCTGCAGGTGACATCGGAAAGCATTTTCCGGATACAGATCCTGCCTTTAAAGATGCAGACTCAGCTGTGTTACTACAAAAAGTTTGGGAGTTTGTACGTGAGCAAGGATATGAATTAGGAAATTTAGATTGTACAATTATTGCACAGAAACCAAAAATGGCACCATATATTGAAAGTATGCGTAAACGTATTAGTGAATTGCTAGAAACGTCTATAGACAATATTAATGTGAAAGCAACAACAACTGAAAAATTAGGATTTACGGGAAGAGAAGAAGGAATTGCTTCTCAAGCAGTTGTATTATTACAGAAAAAATAG
- the gltX gene encoding glutamate--tRNA ligase, which yields MEKQVRVRYAPSPTGHLHIGNARTALFNYLFARHQNGKFIIRIEDTDVKRNVAGGEESQLKYLKWLGMDWDEGVDVGGEYGPYRQMERLDIYKKLYEDLLERGLAYKCYMTEEELEAEREGQIARGETPRYAGNHRDLTEEQEKQFEAEGRIPSIRFRVPADRDYTFKDIVKDEVAFHSNDFGDFVIVKKDGIPTYNFAVAVDDHLMEITHVLRGDDHISNTPKQMMIYEAFGWDIPEFGHMTLIVNESRKKLSKRDESIIQFIEQYESLGYLPEAIFNFIALLGWSPVGEEEIFSKDEFIEMFDAARLSKSPALFDSQKLKWMNNQYMKKQDLDGVVELSLPHLVKAGRVSENLSEQEMNWVRDVIALYHDQMSFGAEIVELSDMFFKDHVDYEEEGQEVLKGEQVPEVLRAFAAGLEALEEVEPAAIKATIKAVQKETGHKGKGLFMPIRVATTGQTHGPELPNAIALLGKEKVLNRIHKVIG from the coding sequence ATGGAAAAGCAAGTGAGAGTGCGCTATGCGCCAAGTCCAACAGGACACTTACATATCGGAAATGCGCGTACGGCATTATTTAATTATTTATTTGCTCGTCATCAAAATGGCAAGTTCATTATTCGTATTGAAGATACTGATGTAAAACGTAACGTTGCTGGCGGTGAGGAAAGTCAATTAAAATACTTGAAATGGCTCGGTATGGACTGGGATGAAGGTGTTGATGTTGGCGGTGAATATGGACCGTATCGTCAAATGGAACGTTTAGATATTTATAAAAAGTTATATGAAGATTTATTAGAGCGTGGTTTAGCTTATAAATGTTATATGACAGAAGAAGAGCTAGAAGCAGAGCGTGAAGGACAAATCGCTCGCGGTGAAACACCTCGTTATGCAGGAAATCACCGTGATTTAACAGAAGAACAAGAGAAACAATTTGAAGCGGAAGGTCGTATTCCGAGCATTCGTTTCCGCGTGCCAGCAGACCGCGACTATACATTCAAAGATATCGTAAAGGATGAAGTAGCTTTCCACTCAAATGATTTTGGTGACTTCGTTATTGTGAAAAAAGATGGTATTCCAACTTACAACTTTGCAGTAGCAGTAGACGATCATTTAATGGAAATTACACATGTTCTTCGTGGTGATGATCATATCTCTAATACGCCGAAACAAATGATGATTTATGAAGCATTTGGATGGGATATCCCGGAATTCGGACATATGACATTAATCGTAAACGAAAGTCGCAAAAAATTAAGTAAACGCGATGAATCCATTATTCAATTCATTGAACAATATGAATCGCTTGGATATCTTCCAGAAGCAATCTTTAACTTTATCGCATTACTAGGTTGGTCACCAGTAGGAGAAGAAGAAATCTTCTCTAAAGATGAGTTTATCGAAATGTTTGATGCAGCTCGTTTATCAAAATCACCTGCATTATTCGATTCTCAAAAATTAAAATGGATGAACAACCAATATATGAAAAAGCAAGATCTAGATGGTGTTGTTGAGCTAAGCTTGCCACATTTAGTGAAAGCTGGTCGCGTAAGTGAAAACCTAAGTGAACAAGAAATGAATTGGGTTCGCGATGTAATAGCTTTATATCATGATCAAATGAGTTTTGGCGCTGAAATTGTAGAACTTTCTGACATGTTCTTCAAAGACCATGTGGACTATGAAGAAGAAGGACAAGAAGTATTAAAAGGTGAGCAAGTACCAGAAGTACTTCGCGCATTTGCAGCAGGACTAGAAGCATTAGAAGAAGTAGAGCCTGCAGCAATTAAAGCTACAATTAAAGCTGTTCAAAAAGAGACTGGTCATAAAGGTAAAGGTTTATTTATGCCAATTCGTGTTGCGACTACTGGTCAAACACATGGTCCAGAACTTCCGAATGCAATTGCATTGCTTGGAAAAGAAAAAGTTTTAAATCGTATTCATAAAGTAATTGGTTAA